In one Mesorhizobium australicum genomic region, the following are encoded:
- a CDS encoding CorA family divalent cation transporter: MPDSAAAQGRAPFSPNDEDGLVFAFDFDAEGALSSGDAPAEWSWRSYSLTDARARRAIETDPRLPDAARATLLAGQASCHIDFEDGWLHGELPDLRHEHYSAGREVGRLRFAVCETALVSGRRQPLRSVEAARTAVERGKRFRSPYELVEAVVSQTLSHLDAEIRKLAEALDTIEDRIVTDSWHGEREALTATRRDAVLLHRQVATVTTLFRDLNHAHEADLPSPAAAMAARLAARATALHHDCEQIQARARLLQDELLAKLTAQSNRLLYLLSVLTAVLMPMTIISGLFGMNVEGIPLASGSAGFWLVTAIAVAVAGAVFMGVRRLGGPG; the protein is encoded by the coding sequence CGCCCCGTTCAGCCCGAACGATGAGGACGGCCTCGTCTTCGCCTTCGATTTCGACGCCGAGGGAGCGCTGTCGAGCGGAGATGCCCCGGCAGAATGGAGCTGGCGCAGCTATTCGCTGACCGATGCCCGCGCCCGGCGCGCGATCGAAACCGATCCGCGCCTGCCGGACGCCGCCCGCGCCACGCTGCTCGCCGGCCAGGCAAGCTGCCACATCGACTTCGAGGACGGCTGGCTGCACGGCGAATTGCCGGACCTGCGCCACGAGCACTACAGCGCCGGCCGCGAGGTCGGGAGGCTGCGCTTCGCGGTCTGCGAAACGGCGCTGGTGAGCGGGCGGCGCCAGCCGCTGCGCTCCGTCGAGGCAGCGCGGACGGCCGTCGAGCGCGGCAAGCGGTTCCGCTCGCCCTATGAGCTTGTCGAGGCGGTGGTATCGCAGACCCTGTCCCACCTCGACGCCGAGATCCGCAAGCTCGCCGAGGCGCTGGACACGATCGAGGACCGCATCGTCACCGACAGCTGGCACGGCGAGCGCGAGGCGCTCACCGCCACGCGGCGCGACGCGGTGCTGCTGCACCGGCAGGTCGCCACGGTGACGACGCTGTTCCGCGACCTTAACCACGCGCATGAGGCCGACCTGCCCTCGCCCGCGGCGGCGATGGCGGCGCGGCTGGCGGCCAGGGCCACCGCGCTCCACCACGATTGCGAACAGATCCAGGCCCGCGCGCGGTTGCTGCAGGACGAACTGCTGGCGAAGCTGACCGCGCAATCGAACCGGCTGCTCTATCTGCTGTCGGTGCTGACCGCCGTGCTGATGCCGATGACGATCATCTCCGGCCTGTTCGGCATGAATGTCGAGGGCATTCCGCTTGCGAGCGGGTCGGCGGGGTTCTGGCTGGTGACGGCGATCGCGGTGGCGGTCGCCGGCGCGGTGTTCATGGGCGTGCGTCGCCTGGGCGGGCCCGGCTGA